The stretch of DNA TAATGAAATGCAATTAATTTACCATGCAGTCTTCACGCTTACTGGAATTATTTTGGAATAAAAAAGTTTAAGCACGCGGTTTCTGTCCTTTTTGTAGTTATAATAGATCTTTCAGGGAAATGTTTAGGTGTCCTTTTTGTAGTTATAATAGATCTTTCAGGGAAATGTTTAGGTGTCCTTTTTGTAGTTATAATAGATCTTTCAGGGAAATGTTTAGGTGTCCTTTTTGTAGTTATAATAGATCTTTCAGGGAAATGTTTAGGTGTCCTTTCTGTAGTTATAATAGATCTTTCAGGGAAATGTTTAGGTGTCCTTTTTGTAGTTATAATAGATCTTTCAGGGAAATGTTTAGGTGTCCTTTTTGTAGTTATAATAGATCTTTCAGGGAAATGTTTAGGTGTCCTTTTTGTAGTTATAATAGATCTTTCAGGGAAATGTTTAGGTGTCCTTTTTGTAGTTATAATAGATCTTTCAGGGAAATGTTTAGGTGTCCTTTTTGTAGTTATAATAGATCTTTCAGGGAAATGTTTAGGTGTCCTTTTTGTAGTTATAATAGATCTTTCAGGGAAATGTTTAGGTGTCCTTTTTGTAGTTATAATAGATCTTTCAGGGAAATGTTTAGGTGTCCTTTTTGTAGTTATAATAGATCTTTCAGGGAAATGTTTAGGTGTCCTTTTTGTAGTTATAATAGATCTTTCAGGGAAATGTTTAGGTGCATTTGTTATTGTGTTCTCTGTTCATCGAACTGTTCACAGTGGAAGTTAGTGGAAGTGCCACTTAGTCCTCGTTTGAAAAATCAAGAGCGCCCTCATCTGGAGAAAGGCATAAAAATGTCCTGCTGGTCTTCCTCATGTGATCTCCTATCCCATAACGTAAATAATAATCATAATGGTTAACATACATTTAGAGTAAGGGCACATATAACTCATTTAGGGGACACAAATCTTTATCTTTAGGCTATTCCAAAAATATAAATTATTATTCTGAGTCGACCAATTAAGGCATTTTGAAGCAATAATAACTTGTTGCAGGATATTATATAAGCCATAGTCTTAGACAGAGTAAAGGCCTATACATGGATATTATATAAGCCATAGTCTTAGACAGAGTAAAGGCCTATACATGGATATTATATAAACAAAAGGCTTAGACAGAGTAAAGGCCTATACATGGATATTTGCATTTATTAATTtttaatttaaactttatttaactaggcaagtcagttaagaacaaattcttatttacaatgacggccaacccctcccctaacccggccaacgtctcccctaacccggccaaaccctcccctaccccggccaaaccctcccctaacccggccaacccctcccctaccccggccaaccccttccctaacccggataacccctcccctaacccggccaacccctcccctaacccggataacccctcccctaacccggccaacccctcccctaacccggataacccctcccctaacccggataacccctcccctaaccctgacaaccccctcccctaacctggataacccctcccctaccccggataatccctcccctaacccggataaCCCCTCCCTCAACCCGGAtaacccctcccctaacccggataacccctcccctaaccctgatACTACCTATTGGATCTATTATTCACACGGGCCCTTGGCCTTCTAATGTTCAGAGGCAAAACAGAGATTACTAATTCATAGTGTCAAACTatattgcattggctaaaatgattgccaccaatttccagccattttcgatcgtggaggacagaggttttagaaatGATAGAAATAGTTTCAATCCAATGTGcacaattccaagcaggaaaCCCCCTTCAAAAGcacttattccacaactgtacAGGAGCACACAGGCTTTAGTGcgggaaagagtccaaaaagctactgcagtttgccttaccactgactgctggacatcaagggtaaccacttcttacatgtcggttacatgtcactccattgaagatttttcgatgtctagctgtcttctggactgctttgagttcagcgacagacacacctcagagaacttggcagaggaactgttgtgagtggccagagaatggcaagtatatggaaaagtggtctgttgtgttagcgacaatgcagctaacataaccaaagcAATGAACACTTTAAAATGGacccatcatccatgtcttgcccacacaatccacctgattgtaagagatgctctgaaggtgatgaagcccacagtggacaaagtgaaagcagctgaggaatacttccacaggagcacagtGGGTGCTGAACAACTAAAGTCTACACAACGCCagatggggatggctgagctgaggcctaaacaagactgcaccacaaggtggaattcaacattttatatgttgaagaggtttcttgagtcaaaggatgccatcatctctaccctggccattgtcattgcacctgttgatgctctgacccaagaggaatgggaggtggtggaggaggtgcagagtcctggaaccctttgagcaggtcactgtggagatcagtggagagaggtacagtaagcagttattactaaatcattatttaatccagtattatatatgtatatgagcagtagatcggaatgtagtatcagtagacaaaacatgaatctgaactaataagttactgttctctcttttcagctatgtgacagcctcaaaaatgatactcctgtgtaagggtctgcagcgaatcacagccagccgccagagagaagcaaatgtaaccacaggacatgtgacagagttgatggacaccatatgttcatcaatggacagaaagttcaacagaatggaatataatcacgtgctatcagaaaccgctgcacttgaccccaggtttaagaagtttgccttcagtgatgccagagtGATTGATGAGGCActtcaaagaataacctcagcagcagggagggacagacccagcagtcagctggctcaggcaccaggaaggaagaagagggagggacagccccagcagtcagctggctcaggcaccagggcaacaggaagaagagggagggacagccccagcagtcagctggctcaggcaccagggcaacaggaagaagagggagcagatggagcagaagcaccagcagtagtgccacaaacgtctgctgtttggatgctgtttgacgagagagcaactggggatgcagcacgaaggaatccctcagGAATCccataatggaggtccgatcctatttggaggagcccctcctccaaagatctgcagatcctctgagctggtggaagaacaaggcttccgtctacccacggcttactaaagtcatgacaggcagactctgcatagtggccacatccgttccctctgagagggtcttctcAAAAACGGtacaaataattactgagagaagaaactGCATCAGTccctcgaaagtgaggcagcttgcatttctgaatgcaaatctctcataaaagcaaaatatggtcagcattgctgtgtgctgcttgTTAttacatggcaataaagaagagagagaaaagagggaccagtttaatgttttaagtgggatgctgcagttttgcacattgttattatttttctttgatatggtgatattctattatgctgttcagattgtattcgttttgaatggttagatttaTAGGCACTTTGTTAATATActttaaaaagttatactttaaatgcacatGTTTAATAGCTTTCTACTTtataacaaaccaatgcatttttaaatacattgtggttaaggtagagtatgatttcatttaataatttaattagaattgttttaacaacaatcatagtcaaactatcgcaaactgtttgactttaaaaaatacaaaacgtattttttttaaagagccgtttgggaTCCAAGAGAGCCGGctctttttggtgagctgagccgaacgaactgaaaagagccggaatgcccatcactaaaCATCGTACAGCGCAGCGCCTGTTGGGGACGGTTAGAACAGGGACAGCGCTCTAATTGGCCCCGAGAGTCTCGCGCAGTTTAGCTGGGGCTGTCAATCAAACTGCCACCTTTATAAGGGCGGATAAACCcggcaggagacagacagacaggacaggagtgTGACTGTCTGGGAGCAGATCGGTTTTTGATAAACAGATTAGGCTACAATCAGGAGTTGAGTTTTAGATTGAGATTGATCCATTCACCTGTTTGTTGACTAATCTTTTAGAATATTTTTCTCTCAATACTTTTTTTCCTAGTCAGTCTTCTCATTAGTTTATTTTTTCATCAGTTTACTTTACCACCAGTCTAGACTTCTTGTGTTAAGTTGGCTTTCAATAAACTTTTTAAATATTTCTTTACTCTATATAAAAAGATAAGTCTAAGtagttctctcttttctctcaccaCCTGTTTCTTCTGAGATGGATAAACTGCCAGGGGTGAACATAACGGCTGCTAACAGCTCTACTGTGGACCGGCTTCATCCTTCCTTCATCGAGCATGGTTCCTACCAGCACCTGTGTGTCCTCGTGCCTGTCATCCTCGGGGTGATCTGTGTCCTCGGGCTGGCCAGTACCTTCACTGCCATGGGCATACTGATCTCAAACGCCCACCGTGGGAAACTATCCCTTATCAACGCTCTCATCCTCAACCTGATGTTTGCCGACGGCCTTGTACTGGCATTCGCCCTCCCGTTCCGCGCTGCTGCCTTTTCCAAACCCAGTTGGACGCTTGGTTGGACGGTGTGCAAGACCTGTGATTGGTTCCTGCAGAGCTGCATGGCTGCGAAGAGTTTTACCGTAGCGGTGATGGCTAAGGCTTGTTACCGTTACGTCTCTAACCCGACTAAACAGGTCAGCATCAGTCTACGCTCCATCCTATTGGTGATGTGGTTCCTCTGGCTGTCTGCCTGCTCCGCTCCCATCCCTACCTGGCTGTTCTCttcactgcagagagagacccgggggctggtgtgtgtgcaggtggTTCCCCCTGAAGCGCAGGACTTCATGTCAGTCTACGTCAAGGCGTACCCCCTGAGTGTGTTCTGCGCCCCTTTGAGTTTTGCCCTGCTGTATTTCTGGCGGGTGTATGGGCAGTGCCAGCGGCGCTGTAGTAAGACCCAGAACCTCCGAACGCAGATCAGATCCAGGAAGCTCACTCTGATGCTATTC from Salvelinus namaycush isolate Seneca unplaced genomic scaffold, SaNama_1.0 Scaffold344, whole genome shotgun sequence encodes:
- the LOC120040351 gene encoding G-protein coupled receptor 151-like, encoding MDKLPGVNITAANSSTVDRLHPSFIEHGSYQHLCVLVPVILGVICVLGLASTFTAMGILISNAHRGKLSLINALILNLMFADGLVLAFALPFRAAAFSKPSWTLGWTVCKTCDWFLQSCMAAKSFTVAVMAKACYRYVSNPTKQVSISLRSILLVMWFLWLSACSAPIPTWLFSSLQRETRGLVCVQVVPPEAQDFMSVYVKAYPLSVFCAPLSFALLYFWRVYGQCQRRCSKTQNLRTQIRSRKLTLMLFSLTVAMTTMWLPQWVVWVWERHAAEREAQGPGEGGPFVVFSPPLLLSLSALLLTFFLSLVNPLIVLSLSEEFREGYRGLWRRLTLRKHTLSNPKPGPHAPTAPQSPCPRPETSGQPRGGDGGLGSVPCQGTRVDPQPQMEQGGVGEAEDEAEGESPRDGIVLLDVEQFWHERETGSMTEENDPIPWEHQEGAPAEGRK